From one Lycium ferocissimum isolate CSIRO_LF1 chromosome 5, AGI_CSIRO_Lferr_CH_V1, whole genome shotgun sequence genomic stretch:
- the LOC132058450 gene encoding protein NRT1/ PTR FAMILY 8.1-like, with amino-acid sequence MLSSMAEDDKYVKDGTVDYKNNPALKEDTGTWRACPYILGNECCERLAYYGINTNLVNYLKFQMNESSVVAVNNVTNWSGTCYVTPLLGAFLADAYLGRYWTIAAFSIIYVFGMTVLTLSASVHGLKPPCDDNNTCHPKGIQIGMFYLGLYLIALGTGGIKPCVSSFGADQFDDSDETEKKKKSSFFNWFYFSINIGALVASTVLVWIQTNVGWGVGFGIPAVAMAIAVVSFFSGTKLYRNQKPGGSPLTRIFQVIVASFKKMKVKVPRDSSVLFETTADEESAVQGSRKLDHTEQLSFFDKAAVETQSDRVKGSINPWTLCTVTQVEELKSIIRLLPIWATGIIFSSVYSQMGTLFVLQGNTMDLHMTNSFEIPSASLSLFDTISVIFWVPVYDRVIVPLARKITGHKNGFTQLQRIAIGLVISIFAMLIAGTLEMVRLRTVRQHNYYEMKHIPMSIFWQVPQYFVIGCAEVFTFIGQLEFFYEQAPDAMRSLCSALSLITTALGNYLSTLLVNIVTDMSTRHGGPGWIPDNLNYGHLHYFFWLLAVLSVLNFGFFLFVAKFYTYKKAIAPSS; translated from the exons ATGCTATCAAGTATGGCGGAAGATGATAAGTATGTGAAAGATGGAACGGTGGATTATAAAAACAATCCAGCACTCAAGGAGGACACTGGAACTTGGAGAGCTTGCCCCTACATCCTTG GAAATGAATGCTGTGAGAGATTGGCATATTATGGGATTAATACAAATCTAGTGAATTATCTCAAGTTTCAGATGAATGAGAGTAGTGTTGTGGCGGTTAATAATGTGACAAATTGGTCAGGGACGTGCTATGTGACTCCATTGCTAGGTGCATTTTTGGCTGATGCCTATTTGGGAAGATACTGGACAATTGCTGCCTTCTCAATCATCTATGTCTTT GGGATGACAGTACTAACATTATCAGCATCAGTGCATGGACTAAAACCACCTTGTGATGACAACAACACTTGTCATCCTAAAGGGATTCAAATTGGAATGTTCTACCTAGGACTTTACCTAATAGCCCTTGGTACTGGTGGAATCAAACCTTGTGTCTCTTCATTTGGAGCAGATCAATTTGATGATTCTGATGAaactgaaaagaagaaaaagagttCTTTCTTCAATTGGTTCTATTTTTCTATTAACATTGGTGCACTTGTTGCTTCCACAGTTCTTGTTTGGATACAAACAAATGTTGGATGGGGTGTGGGATTTGGTATACCTGCTGTTGCTATGGCTATTGCTGTTGTGAGTTTTTTTTCGGGAACAAAATTATATAGGAATCAGAAACCTGGTGGAAGTCCACTTACAAGGATTTTTCAAGTTATTGTTGCCTCttttaagaaaatgaaagtGAAAGTTCCTAGAGACAGTTCTGTTTTGTTTGAAACTACTGCTGATGAAGAATCTGCTGTACAAGGTAGCCGGAAACTTGATCACACTGAACAATTGAG TTTCTTTGATAAGGCAGCAGTGGAGACACAATCAGACAGAGTCAAAGGATCAATTAATCCATGGACCCTTTGCACTGTAACACAAGTGGAAGAACTTAAATCAATCATCAGGTTGTTGCCTATATGGGCAACTGGGATAATCTTTAGCAGTGTGTATAGTCAAATGGGAACCTTATTTGTTCTGCAAGGCAACACAATGGATCTTCACATGACCAATTCCTTTGAAATACCTTCAGCTTCCCTCTCCCTTTTTGACACGATCAGTGTCATTTTTTGGGTACCTGTTTATGACCGTGTCATCGTTCCGTTAGCCAGAAAAATCACTGGTCACAAGAATGGTTTCACTCAGCTACAAAGGATAGCAATTGGGCTAGTCATTTCAATTTTCGCGATGCTGATTGCTGGAACATTGGAAATGGTAAGATTGAGAACCGTAAGACAACATAATTATTACGAAATGAAGCATATCCCTATGTCAATTTTCTGGCAAGTTCCTCAATATTTCGTCATAGGTTGTGCTGAGGTTTTTACATTCATTGGACAATTGGAATTCTTCTATGAGCAAGCTCCTGATGCTATGAGAAGTTTATGTTCGGCTCTTTCCCTTATAACGACCGCGCTCGGGAATTATCTGAGTACCCTTTTGGTCAATATTGTTACAGATATGAGTACTAGGCATGGTGGTCCTGGTTGGATTCCTGACAATTTGAACTATGGTCACCTACATTACTTCTTCTGGCTTTTGGCTGTGCTAAGTGTGCTCAATTTCGGGTTCTTTCTGTTTGTTGCAAAATTTTATACCTACAAGAAGGCAATAGCTCCATCTTCATGA